A portion of the Bombus pascuorum chromosome 8, iyBomPasc1.1, whole genome shotgun sequence genome contains these proteins:
- the LOC132910087 gene encoding uncharacterized protein LOC132910087, giving the protein MWLPLMLLALMASSSACPDLCECHQSAAERDLPAFVNVKCRGRAPGLSELPIKTRSFAIDGADEYEVIGFFDELEVSDSLNDFEVIGTLNEFDANGTFDESDSGNSTILPYLDDVSVTNCSLVFLNVSWHGFERVRALNLSCNNLARLNDVLVGRVTNMSELTRFDLSDNSLTDVSVGAFRTLAGLVRLSLRRNAISTVHEDAFQGLDRLEYLDLSDNRLADLPDSALTPLYSLQKLDLSGNQLQVLGARWFESLDRLRELDVSRNGLARAASGTLQPLPGLSILKLSENPLKERDVSLLLGTGRRLETVDASRTGLARVPAALTRSVRALRLAGNKLTTIRGGDLDSYPLLRILDISENRLIDIENDALGRLEVLEELDISGNVLVKIPASLPNSLTNLKLQRNRITTLKIDDLQGLYNLKSLTLNDNDINAIEVGALGQLPVLEELDLSDNPIKTLPANTLSGPSNLAKLRMSGLTSLEQKQEEQSDMAFPVPTPERLVFLDVSRSPVLARQLLADDAALSACKSLVQLDLSRTNISSLRFDLPYMLPQLRILNLSANHWDCTEDLYWLGEWLRQHEQLNKGVQPGQCDTPWEMSGSLLYELPSPPSPLPTTVPTITPTASTLSILSPIGRTSHFNNLNASSNVTDVGSLDESISVNDTKQSSYRNSSHGIVGSHNVTENSTNYKMKPVPTLPSNETRYYEAPTSFRNMTTSTTEQKERNSSKKVIEIDQTSAEIKNSIMDVAGLPYRRTNEDKPSIIRMENESDPGTIDNHIDGKRQKSKRPSKLGVSSSKITSFKLSKLASLKEEVGEKKTAEKYSKRLNNLTKEKLVLGNTPDSNTIAEELNNRATDSDARVSEALSAGAHPGMLVLAGAALGAAAALTVVLSRRATVRRRDRYHRHENIEVHTLTPTTELW; this is encoded by the coding sequence ATGTGGCTTCCGTTGATGCTGCTCGCCTTGATGGCGAGCAGTTCCGCGTGTCCAGATTTATGCGAGTGTCATCAGAGTGCCGCCGAAAGGGACCTACCGGCTTTTGTAAATGTGAAGTGCCGTGGACGTGCGCCAGGATTATCGGAATTGCCGATTAAAACGAGAAGCTTCGCGATAGACGGTGCCGACGAATACGAAGTGATCGGTTTCTTCGACGAACTGGAAGTGAGCGATTCGTTGAACGATTTCGAAGTGATCGGTACGTTGAACGAGTTCGATGCAAACGGTACGTTCGACGAGTCGGATTCCGGCAACTCGACGATTCTTCCCTACCTCGATGACGTATCCGTGACGAACTGTTCGTTGGTGTTCTTGAACGTGTCGTGGCACGGCTTCGAACGCGTCAGAGCATTGAACCTATCATGCAACAATCTGGCACGGTTGAACGATGTGCTAGTAGGCCGTGTGACGAATATGAGCGAGCTGACGCGTTTCGACTTGTCTGACAACTCGCTGACAGACGTGAGTGTCGGAGCTTTTAGGACGCTTGCGGGATTGGTGAGGTTGAGTTTGCGTAGAAACGCGATATCTACCGTGCACGAGGATGCGTTTCAAGGATTGGATCGGTTGGAGTATCTCGATCTATCGGACAACAGGCTGGCGGATTTGCCAGATAGTGCGTTGACGCCACTCTATTCGTTGCAAAAGTTGGATCTCAGTGGAAATCAACTACAAGTTTTGGGTGCCAGGTGGTTCGAGAGTCTCGACAGACTGAGGGAGCTCGACGTTTCGAGGAACGGTTTAGCGCGGGCGGCTTCTGGAACTTTGCAACCGCTTCCGGGATTATCGATACTAAAACTCTCGGAGAATCCTCTTAAAGAAAGAGATGTCTCTCTGCTGTTGGGTACTGGCAGACGCTTGGAAACTGTGGATGCGTCTCGTACAGGTTTGGCAAGAGTTCCAGCTGCGCTAACGAGATCCGTCAGAGCGCTCAGACTAGCCGGTAACAAGTTAACCACGATTCGTGGCGGTGACCTCGACAGTTACCCTCTTTTACGGATATTAGATATCTCGGAGAATCGATTGATAGACATCGAAAACGACGCTCTCGGACGTTTAGAGGTTCTCGAAGAATTGGATATTTCTGGTAACGTTCTCGTTAAGATCCCGGCCAGTTTACCGAACAGTCTTACAAATTTGAAGCTTCAACGAAACAGGATAACAACTTTGAAAATCGACGATCTACAGGGACTATACAATCTAAAATCCTTGACGTTAAATGATAACGATATTAACGCGATTGAGGTGGGAGCACTCGGTCAATTACCGGTACTCGAAGAACTTGATCTATCTGATAATCCCATTAAAACGTTACCGGCTAATACACTAAGTGGACCAAGTAACCTCGCCAAGCTTCGTATGTCAGGATTAACTTCTCTCGAACAAAAGCAGGAGGAACAAAGTGATATGGCCTTCCCGGTACCTACGCCCGAAAGGCTCGTATTCCTCGACGTATCGAGGAGTCCTGTTCTGGCCAGACAGCTTTTAGCGGATGACGCCGCGCTGTCGGCTTGCAAGAGCTTGGTCCAATTGGACTTGTCTCGAACTAACATCAGCAGTCTTAGATTCGATCTACCTTACATGCTACCTCAATTGCGTATTCTCAACTTAAGCGCAAACCATTGGGATTGCACCGAAGATCTGTATTGGCTGGGTGAATGGTTGCGGCAGCACGAACAACTAAATAAAGGTGTTCAACCGGGTCAATGCGATACTCCATGGGAAATGTCAGGATCACTCCTATACGAATTGCCATCACCGCCGAGCCCTCTTCCTACAACCGTACCAACCATAACACCCACCGCTTCCACATTATCGATTCTGTCTCCGATCGGACGTACATCTCATTTTAATAACCTAAACGCGTCTTCCAACGTTACCGACGTCGGTTCTCTCGACGAATCTATTAGCGTTAATGACACCAAGCAATCAAGCTATAGAAACTCGAGTCACGGAATAGTCGGTTCTCATAACGTCACCGAGAACTcgacaaattacaaaatgaaacCTGTTCCAACGTTGCCGAGTAACGAAACGCGTTATTACGAAGCACCTACGTCGTTTCGAAACATGACGACATCAACAACGGAACAGAAGGAGCGAAACTCGAGCAAGAAAGTTATCGAAATCGATCAGACTTCGGCGgagattaaaaattcaattatggACGTCGCCGGGCTGCCGTATCGGAGAACGAACGAAGACAAACCGTCAATTATTAGGATGGAGAACGAATCGGATCCAGGAACTATCGATAATCATATAGACGGGAAGAGGCAGAAAAGCAAAAGACCGAGTAAACTTGGCGTATCGTCGAGTAAGATCACCTCCTTCAAGCTATCTAAACTTGCGTCGCTAAAGGAGGAAGTAGGAGAAAAGAAGACGGCCGAGAAATACTCGAAAAGACTGAACAATCTGACAAAAGAGAAGTTGGTACTAGGGAATACTCCTGATTCAAATACGATAGCAGAGGAATTGAATAATCGAGCGACTGATTCCGACGCGAGAGTCTCCGAGGCTTTATCCGCTGGTGCTCATCCCGGAATGTTGGTGCTGGCTGGTGCAGCCCTCGGTGCTGCAGCTGCGCTCACTGTAGTGTTGTCGCGACGAGCCACTGTACGTCGAAGGGATAGGTATCATCGTCACGAAAACATCGAAGTGCACACGCTCACTCCGACCACCGAACTTTGGTGA